Part of the Gemmatimonadales bacterium genome is shown below.
GTACATCGCCTTCGGCGTCGAGGCGCGTCACCTGCTGACCGCCGTAATAATGACGGCCCCGGGCACGATTATGATGTCCAAGCTCTTCGAGCCGGAGACCGGGGAGCCGGAGACGCGCGGCAACGTGGACATCAAGGTGCCCAAGACGGACGTCAACGTGGTGGACGCGGCGGCACGCGGCACGAGCGAGGGGCTCCACCTCATGCTGAACGTGATCGCGATGCTGGTCTCGTTCATCGCGCTCATCGCGCTGTTGAACGGGCTCTTCGGCTGGATCCACGGCTACCTGGAATGGTTCCCGGCGCAGCTCCAGGTCGTACTCGGCTGGGTCGGGCAGCCGTTCGCCTGGGCGATCGGCGTGCCGTGGAAGGACAGCGCCGCGATCGGCGGTCTGCTGGGCGAGCGCACGGTGCTGAACGAGTTCATCGCCTTCGCGGACCTGGGCCGGATGAAGGCGACGCTGGATCCGCGCTCCTTCACCATCGCGTCGTTTGCGCTCGCGGGCTTCGCCAACGTCGGCTCGGTGGGCATCCAGATCGGCGGCATCGGCGCCCTCGCGCCCGAGCGAAAGCACGACCTGGCGCGCCTCGGCTTCCGCGCGATGCTGGCGGGCACGCTCGCGAACTTCATGTCGGCGGCGATCGCGGGGTTGTTGCTGTGAGAAAAAACGTGATGGGTGTACGCTTCATTGTTCAAACCGCGGATTCACCACGTTCCGAGGGGAACCGGAGGAAGCGATGAACCGGACCGCGAAATGGGTCGTGACGAGCGTCGTCCTGCTGATCATGGGCTATGTGGTCTACGGCAGCATGGCACGCGTGGGCCACGCCTGCGAGGTCTGCGTGGAGTTCAACGGAGGCTCCCGGTGCGCCAAGGGCGCGGGCGCCACCGAGGCCGAGGCGCGTCGCGGCGCGCAGACGGCGGCCTGTGGCGTGCTCGCCCAGGGCATGGACGAGTCCATCCGCTGCGACAACACCCCGCCCAAGACCTCGCACTGCGAGACGACCTGACCGCTTGACGGAGTGCCCCCCCCGGCCCACTCTTGAGCCGCGGTATCAACCTCGGTTCATCCCGGAGCCCACCCATGCGTCGTCTTTCGGTCGCCACTCTCTCGCTACTCGCCTTCGGCGCCACGCCGGCCGCCACGGCCGGCGCCCAACAGCCGGTCGCCGCCGCCCCGCGCCCGCAGTCGCCTGCCGCCGCCCCGGCCTCGGGAGAGTACCCGGGGCTCGAGACCGGCAAGATGTGGACCTTCGACGTCCCGCCGCTCGAGTACTGGGCCCGGCGCTACAACTTCCGCCCCACCCAGGACTGGCTCGACCACGTGCGCCTGGCGTCGGTGCGCCAGGGCGGGCCGCCGCCGGTCGCCGGCTGTTCGGCGTCGTTCGTCTCCGCCGACGGCCTCGTCATGACCAACCACCACTGCGCCCGCGCCTGCATCGACGCCGTGACGCGCC
Proteins encoded:
- a CDS encoding S46 family peptidase, producing the protein MRRLSVATLSLLAFGATPAATAGAQQPVAAAPRPQSPAAAPASGEYPGLETGKMWTFDVPPLEYWARRYNFRPTQDWLDHVRLASVRQGGPPPVAGCSASFVSADGLVMTNHHCARACIDAVTRQGEDLLTNGFYSRTRAEERACPNYQLDQLLSITDVTDSVNAAVPAAALARR